GGCGAGCCGACGAAGGGGCGCAAGACGCTGCGCCGGAGTTTATCCGCTCCGACAGCGGTCCGGAGTTCATCGCTAAAAAAGTCTGCCGCCGGATCCGAGAGCGCGGGTTGCAAACCGCGTTCATTCCGCCCGGCGCACCGTGGGAAAACCCCTCCATCGAAAGCTTCAACAGCCGCTTGCGCCACGATCTGCTCGACATCGGGGCGATCGGCTCGCTGGCCGGGGCCGATGGGCCGGCCAAGGATCACCGCCGCAAATACAGCCGCATCCGTCCGCATTCCCGACTGGGTTACCAGACCCCGGCGAAGTTTGCGGCCAGCTGTTTGGCTCCGCCCCGGCCCACGGCTTCCGCAACGTGGACCCGCTCTTCGCCCCGGCAATTGCGCGGTCACCACCACGCGCCGTCTCCAGTCATCCCCGGGGCGACTGGGCCCGGTAAGCGCGCGCGAGCAGCGTGACCGGCTGGGTCACTCGTATGTCGAGCCCCGCCTGCCGCATCCCGTTGACCAACTGCAAGTGGCACCCCGGATTGCAGGTCGCCACGACGGCGGCGCCGGTGGAGGCAATCTTGCCGACTTTGCGCTCTTGCAAGATAGCGGCGGTTTCGGGCTGGGTGATATTGTACACGCCCGCGCTTCCGCAGCACCAGTCGGACTCGGGCAGTTCGGTCAGTTCGACCCCGGGAATGGCCTGCAGGATTTCCCGTGGCTGCCTCGTGATTTTCTGACCGTGGCAAAGGTGGCAGGCCTCGTGGTAGGTGACCTTCTGCGACTCCGCAGCCTCGGACACGGGGACGCGGAAACCGGTTTCCACCAGCCATTCGTTGACGTCTTTCAACTTTCGATCCCACTCGCGAGCCCGCACCGCGTAGTCGCGGTCGTCGGCGAGCAGTCTCCCGTAGTGTTTCAAGTGGGAACCACAGCCGGCGGCGTTGGTGATGATGGCGTCGAAGGCAAAAGGATCGAAAAGGTCGATCATGCGCCGCGCCATCTCTTGCGCCACGGCATGCTCTCCGTTGTGGCCGTGGATCGATCCGCAGCATGGCTGCACAGGCGGGGTCACCACTTCGCAACCGTTGGCCAGCAAGACATCGGCCGTGTCGCGATTGATGTCGGCGAAGACCAGGTCCTGCACGCATCCAGTCAGAAGCCCCACGCGGTAACGGGTGCCGTCCGCGGGCTTTTCCACGGGGCGGATCAGCTGGTGGGAAAACTTGGGCAGCACGACCGGCGTGATGGGCTCCAACTTGCGCAGTTTGGCCGGAAGCAGCCGCGTCAGACCGAGCCGACGGAAAAGCCATTGCGCTCCCGTGGCTTGGTAGAGCCAGAGCATCCGCCCGACGAGTCGCAGCAACCGCGGATGGGTGAAAAGAATTTTGAGCAAGGCTGTGCGAATCGACGAGCGCACCGGGTTGTCCATGACACCGGATTTTTCCACGTCGGCCCGCGCCACTTCGAAAAGATGGGCGTAGTCCACCCCGGCCGGGCAGGCGGTTTCACAGGCCAGACAGCCGAGGCAGTAGGACATCTCCTCGCCGAACGCGGGCCCCAGCTCCAAGTGGTCGTCGGCGATGGCC
The sequence above is drawn from the Chthoniobacterales bacterium genome and encodes:
- a CDS encoding transposase, whose protein sequence is MKKPGRADEGAQDAAPEFIRSDSGPEFIAKKVCRRIRERGLQTAFIPPGAPWENPSIESFNSRLRHDLLDIGAIGSLAGADGPAKDHRRKYSRIRPHSRLGYQTPAKFAASCLAPPRPTASATWTRSSPRQLRGHHHAPSPVIPGATGPGKRARAA
- a CDS encoding (Fe-S)-binding protein, which encodes MHCGMCLPTCPTYDLTKLEQHSPRGRIALMRAIADDHLELGPAFGEEMSYCLGCLACETACPAGVDYAHLFEVARADVEKSGVMDNPVRSSIRTALLKILFTHPRLLRLVGRMLWLYQATGAQWLFRRLGLTRLLPAKLRKLEPITPVVLPKFSHQLIRPVEKPADGTRYRVGLLTGCVQDLVFADINRDTADVLLANGCEVVTPPVQPCCGSIHGHNGEHAVAQEMARRMIDLFDPFAFDAIITNAAGCGSHLKHYGRLLADDRDYAVRAREWDRKLKDVNEWLVETGFRVPVSEAAESQKVTYHEACHLCHGQKITRQPREILQAIPGVELTELPESDWCCGSAGVYNITQPETAAILQERKVGKIASTGAAVVATCNPGCHLQLVNGMRQAGLDIRVTQPVTLLARAYRAQSPRG